The Actinomycetota bacterium genomic sequence ACTTTACCGGCTGGCCAAATTGTCTGAAAATAAAAAAGTAGTGATGGTAAACTCTACCAAGGATGGGGGAGGAGTAGCTGAAATACTTCACCGCCTGGTGCCCTTGCTATGTGAGTTAGGCATAGACTGCCGTTGGGAAACCATAAAGGCAGAGCCTTCCTTTTATGAGATTACTAAATCCATGCACAATGCCATGCAGGGAAAAAAGATAAATTTCAGCCCTGAAACCTTGGATTACTATTTGGAGGTAAACCGTAAAAATGCCAAGAACCTAAACCTGGAGGCAGACATAGTGGTTATACATGACCCCCAGCCCCTGGCTTTGGTAAGCTACTACCCCCATAATAAGAGCAAGTGGGTATGGAGATGCCATATCGATACTTCTAAACCGGAATTATCCCTTTGGAAATTTTTTAAGAAGCATCTACTGGGTTATGAGGCCAGCATTTATTCCATAGCTAAGTTTTCACGTCCTCTACCGCATCCCCAGTATCTTATACCTCCTTCCATAGACCCACTGGCTGAAAAAAATCGTGATATGGCCCCGGAAGAAATTAAAAAAGCGGTATCCTCTTTTGGATTATCAGATTCTAAACCCATGCTTCTTCAGGTATCGCGTTTTGATAAGTTTAAAGACCCGGTAGGTGTAATTGAAGCTTATCGGCTGGTAAAAAAGGAACTGGATATCCAGCTGGTACTGGCAGGAGGCACTGCCTCTGACGACCCTGAAGGAGAAATGGTTCTGCAGGAAGTTAGAAAGGCGGCTGGAAATGACCCTGATATACATATCCTTCTTCTGGACCCAGGTTCCAATACCCAAATTAATGCCTTACAGAGAGCTGCGGATGTAATCATCCAAAAATCTACTAAGGAGGGCTTTGGCTTGGTGGTTACTGAGGCCATGTATAAGGGTAAACCGGTGGTAGGGGGAGCAGTGGGAGGTATTACCATACAGATACAAAACCATCAGACCGGTTTTTTAGTGCACTCTCCAGAAGGAGCAGCCTACCGCATAAGATATTTGATTAACAGGCAGCAAGTTAGGCAACAAATGGGAAAAGCAGCAGCAGAGTATGTTATAGGCAACTTCCTTATTACCCGTCACTTAAGAGATTACCTGGCTTTGTTCTATATTTTATACAATATGAATCAAGGCATTATTTACGTGTAACCATTATGGTTGAAAAAGAGAAAATAGCGTTAAAATGCTATTTAAAAACAGTAGAAGAGACTCTGCAGGAACTGGATACAGACCGTACAGGTTTGACCGCCCAAGAAGCAGCACAAAGGATAGAGCAATATGGGCCTAATAGGATTCCTTCAAAAAAGGCTATTACGGTTTGGCAGGTCATATTAAGACAATTTAAAAGCCCCTTAATCTATATACTACTAGCTGCAGCTGTTGTTTCCTTGGCCATGGGAGAATACAAAGACACTATATTTATATTGGTAGTGATAGTGCTTAATTCAGGGTTGGGAACCTATCAGGAGTACAAAGCAGAGAAAAGTGCTCAATCTCTTGAAAGTTATTTAAAGAAATGGGCCAGGGTTATAAGAGGGGGCGAGGAAAAAGGTATAGATGCCTCCCAGTTAGTGCCCGGGGATATTGTACTGCTTCAGCCAGGAGACAAGGTTCCGGCAGACCTTAGGTTGATAAATACCAATAATTTAACCGTGGACCAATCTATCCTTACCGGAGAATCAACTACAGTAGAAAAAAACATCAAAACCATGGCTGACGAGAGAGCTACTAGTGATTGTGCCAATATGGTCTTTGCTGGCACCACAGTAAGTTCTGGCAGGGCCAGGGGGGTGGTGGTAGCTACGGGCCTGGAAACAGAAATAGGCAAGATAGCAGAAGCAGTGTATGCTGCTGATGATGTAAAGCCTCCACTGCTGATAAGGATGGACAGGTTTGCCAAACAGATTGGATTCATAGTGCTGGCGGCAGCAGCGGTGATTGCGGTAGTGGGCCTGTTACAGGGCTATGGGTATTCGGAAGTTTTTCTACTTGCAATTGCCCTGGCAGTATCTGCTATACCGGAAGGTTTACCCATTGCGGTTACAGTAGCCTTATCTATTTCTACCAATAGAATGGCTAAGAGAAATGTAATAGTAAGGAAATTAGCTGCTGTAGAAAGCCTGGGAAGCTGTACCCTTATTGCCAGTGATAAGACCGGTACCTTAACGGTTAACCGCCAGACGGTACAGAAGGTTATATCGGGTTCAGGAAAAAGTTATGAAGTTACTGGCCTGGGATATAACGATCAAGGCCATATAGAAGATGCCAATGGCCTAAAAACAGAACAGGATGAATTTATATCTGAGTTAGCTGAAGCCTGTATAATGGATAATGAAGCAAGCCTGCAGCAGGATGATGGCAAGTGGACCCATGCAGGCGATCCGGTAGAAATTGCCCTGTTATCTTTTGCCTATAAAGCTGGGATTAACCCCAAGCACTTAAGATATAAAACTTCATACTTGGGCGGGATACCCTTTGAATCAGAAAACAAGTTTTCTGCTACTGTCTATCAAAAGGATGATAAGGTTAAAGCAGTAGTCAAAGGTGCAGCAGAAGTAGTAGTCCCTATGGCTAAACAAGTATGGCCCCAGAACCCCGGACAGCCTTATAACCAGGATAAAATTTTGGATTTTGTAAACCAGCTAACCAGGCAGGGGTACAGGGTTTTAGCTGTAGCTACTTCCGACTCAATAAATAAGGATAATTATGAAAATTTAACCCTTAAGGACCTTGGTTCGCTCAGCTTGCTGGCCATAATAGGTTTTTCTGATCCTTTAAGACCGGAAGTAGAAGAGGCAGTGCTAAAGAGTCAGAAAGCAGGCATAAGGGTAGTTATGGTTACTGGTGACCATCCAGAAACAGCCCTGTCCATTGCCCAAAAGCTTAACATTGCCCAAA encodes the following:
- a CDS encoding glycosyltransferase; the encoded protein is MSMLAAYQHIVGKDKIDQLYRLAKLSENKKVVMVNSTKDGGGVAEILHRLVPLLCELGIDCRWETIKAEPSFYEITKSMHNAMQGKKINFSPETLDYYLEVNRKNAKNLNLEADIVVIHDPQPLALVSYYPHNKSKWVWRCHIDTSKPELSLWKFFKKHLLGYEASIYSIAKFSRPLPHPQYLIPPSIDPLAEKNRDMAPEEIKKAVSSFGLSDSKPMLLQVSRFDKFKDPVGVIEAYRLVKKELDIQLVLAGGTASDDPEGEMVLQEVRKAAGNDPDIHILLLDPGSNTQINALQRAADVIIQKSTKEGFGLVVTEAMYKGKPVVGGAVGGITIQIQNHQTGFLVHSPEGAAYRIRYLINRQQVRQQMGKAAAEYVIGNFLITRHLRDYLALFYILYNMNQGIIYV
- a CDS encoding HAD-IC family P-type ATPase yields the protein MVEKEKIALKCYLKTVEETLQELDTDRTGLTAQEAAQRIEQYGPNRIPSKKAITVWQVILRQFKSPLIYILLAAAVVSLAMGEYKDTIFILVVIVLNSGLGTYQEYKAEKSAQSLESYLKKWARVIRGGEEKGIDASQLVPGDIVLLQPGDKVPADLRLINTNNLTVDQSILTGESTTVEKNIKTMADERATSDCANMVFAGTTVSSGRARGVVVATGLETEIGKIAEAVYAADDVKPPLLIRMDRFAKQIGFIVLAAAAVIAVVGLLQGYGYSEVFLLAIALAVSAIPEGLPIAVTVALSISTNRMAKRNVIVRKLAAVESLGSCTLIASDKTGTLTVNRQTVQKVISGSGKSYEVTGLGYNDQGHIEDANGLKTEQDEFISELAEACIMDNEASLQQDDGKWTHAGDPVEIALLSFAYKAGINPKHLRYKTSYLGGIPFESENKFSATVYQKDDKVKAVVKGAAEVVVPMAKQVWPQNPGQPYNQDKILDFVNQLTRQGYRVLAVATSDSINKDNYENLTLKDLGSLSLLAIIGFSDPLRPEVEEAVLKSQKAGIRVVMVTGDHPETALSIAQKLNIAQNMDKVLTGRQLKDLEEGQEISAELKEKIGQATVFARVSPIQKLNIVDLLRKAGNFVAVTGDGVNDAPALKKANIGVAMGSGTDVAKDTASIIVTDDSFASIVSGIEEGRFAYDNIRKVTYLLISTGAAEILIFMSALFMGLPLALVAIQILWLNLVTNGIQDIALAFEGGEPGAMARKPRDPNEGIFNRLMIEQTLISGISMAIITIGTWYYLMEKGYEISSARNLILMLMVLMQNIHVFNCRSESNSTFRVSLSRNYLLIGGVLAAQGIHLASLYIPFMQNLLGVSPITFTQWLLLFSLATIVLWVIETYKFVKRKIGAFS